In one Cervus elaphus chromosome 9, mCerEla1.1, whole genome shotgun sequence genomic region, the following are encoded:
- the FGFR4 gene encoding fibroblast growth factor receptor 4 isoform X2 has protein sequence MQLLLVLLGVLLGAPGAPALSFEASEETELEPCLAPSPEQQEQELTVALGQPLRLCCGRAERSGHWYKEGSRLTPAGRVRGWRGRLEIASFLPEDAGQYLCLARGSLLLHNVTLVVDDSMTSSNGDEDPKIHRGPLNGHVYPQQAPYWTHPQRMEKKLHAVPAGNTVKFRCPAAGNPMPTIRWLKDGQDFHGEHRIGGIRLRHQHWSLVMESVVPSDRGTYTCLVENSLGSIRYSYLLDVLERSPHRPILQAGLPANTTAVVGSDVELLCKVYSDAQPHIQWLKHIVINGSSFGADGFPYVQVLKTADINSSEVEVLYLRNVSAEDAGEYTCLAGNSIGLSYQSAWLTVLPGSLALIVFLLLVGLYRRQTLLTRHHRQPATVQKLSRFPLARQFSLESGSSAKSSLSLVRGVRLSSSGPPLLAGLVSLDLPLDPLWEFPRDRLVLGKPLGEGCFGQVVCAEAFGMDPTRPDQASTVAVKMLKDNASDKDLADLVSEMEVMKLIGRHKNIINLLGVCTQEGPLYVIVECAAKGNLREFLRARRPPGPDLSPDGPRSSEGPLSFPALVSCAYQVARGMQYLESRKCIHRDLAARNVLVTEDNVMKIADFGLARGIHHIDYYKKTSNGRLPVKWMAPEALFDRVYTHQSDVWSFGILLWEIFTLGGSPYPGIPVEELFSLLREGHRMDRPPHCPPELYGLMRECWHAAPSQRPTFKQLVEALDKVLLAVSEEYLDLRLTFGPYSPAGGDASSTCSSSDSVFSHDPLPLRPGSFSFPGVQT, from the exons ATGCAGCTGCTGTTGGTCCTACTGGGGGTCCTGCTGGGGGCACCTGGGGCTCCAGCTTTGTCGTTTGAGGCCTCTGAGGAAACGGAGCTGG agccctgcctggcccccagcccggAGCAGCAAGAGCAGGAGCTGACGGTGGCCCTTGGGCAGCCTCTGCGGTTATGCTGTGGGCGGGCTGAGCGCAGTGGCCACTGGTACAAGGAGGGCAGTCGCCTGACACCTGCTGGCCGGGTACGAGGCTGGAGAGGCCGCTTGGAGATTGCCAGCTTCCTACCCGAGGATGCTGGCCAGTACCTCTGCCTGGCACGAGGTTCCTTGCTTCTGCACAACGTCACCTTGGTTGTTGATG ACTCCATGACCTCCAGCAATGGCGATGAGGACCCCAAGATCCACAGGGGCCCCTTGAATGGGCACGTTTACCCCCAGCAAG CACCCTACTGGACGCACCCCCAGCGCATGGAGAAGAAACTGCATGCGGTGCCTGCCGGGAACACCGTCAAGTTCCGCTGTCCAGCTGCAGGCAACCCCATGCCCACCATCCGTTGGCTCAAGGATGGACAGGACTTCCACGGGGAGCATCGCATTGGAGGCATTCGG CTGCGCCACCAGCACTGGAGCCTGGTGATGGAAAGTGTGGTGCCCTCTGACCGTGGCACGTACACCTGCCTCGTGGAGAATTCTTTGGGCAGCATCCGCTACAGCTACCTGCTGGATGTGCTGG AGCGGTCCCCGCACCGGCCCATCCTGCAGGCAGGGCTCCCGGCCAACACCACGGCTGTGGTGGGCAGTGACGTGGAGCTGCTCTGCAAGGTGTACAGTGACGCCCAGCCCCACATCCAGTGGCTGAAGCACATCGTCATCAACGGCAGCAGCTTCGGTGCCGACGGCTTCCCCTATGTGCAAGTCTTAAAG ACAGCGGACATCAATAGCTCAGAGGTGGAGGTCTTGTACCTTCGGAATGTGTCTGCTGAGGATGCAGGCGAGTACACCTGCCTGGCGGGCAACTCCATCGGCCTTTCCTACCAGTCGGCCTGGCTCACGGTGCTGCCAG GCTCTCTGGCTTTGATCGTGTTCCTGCTGCTGGTCGGGCTATATCGCAGGCAGACGCTCCTCACCCGCCACCACCGACAGCCCGCCACTGTGCAGAAGTTGTCTCGCTTCCCTCTGGCCCGACAG TTCTCGCTGGAGTCAGGCTCCTCAGCCAAGTCAAGCTTGTCCCTGGTGCGGGGTGTCCGTCTCTCCTCCAGCGGCCCCCCCTTGCTCGCTGGCCTCGTGAGTCTCGACCTGCCTCTTGACCCGCTGTGGGAGTTCCCCCGGGACAG GCTGGTGCTGGGGAAGCCCCTGGGCGAGGGCTGCTTTGGGCAGGTGGTGTGTGCAGAGGCCTTCGGCATGGACCCCACCCGGCCGGACCAAGCCAGCACGGTGGCCGTCAAGATGCTTAAGG ACAACGCCTCCGACAAGGACTTGGCAGACCTGGTCTCTGAGATGGAGGTGATGAAGCTGATTGGCCGACACAAGAACATTATCAACCTGCTGGGTGTCTGCACCCAGGAAG GGCCCTTGTACGTGATTGTGGAGTGTGCTGCCAAGGGCAACCTGCGCGAGTTCCTACGGGCCCGCCGCCCCCCAGGCCCCGACCTCAGCCCTGACGGGCCTCGGAGCAGCGAGGGGCCGCTGTCCTTCCCTGCCCTGGTCTCGTGCGCCTACCAGGTGGCCCGGGGCATGCAGTACCTGGAATCCCGGAAG tgCATCCACCGGGACCTGGCTGCCCGCAATGTGCTGGTGACCGAGGACAACGTGATGAAGATTGCCGACTTCGGGCTGGCCCGTGGCATCCACCACATTGACTACTACAAGAAAACTAGCAAC GGCCGCCTGCCTGTCAAGTGGATGGCACCAGAGGCCTTGTTTGACAGAGTCTACACACACCAGAGTGATGT GTGGTCGTTTGGAATCCTGCTGTGGGAGATCTTCACCCTCGGGGGCTCCCCATACCCTGGCATCCCCGTGGAGGAGCTGTTCTCACTGCTACGAGAGGGGCATCGGATGGACCGGCCCCCTCACTGCCCCCCAGAGCT GTACGGGCTAATGCGCGAGTGCTGGCACGCAGCACCCTCTCAGAGGCCCACTTTCAAGCAACTGGTGGAGGCTCTGGACAAGGTCCTGCTGGCCGTCTCTGAGGAG TACCTCGACCTCCGCCTAACCTTTGGACCCTACTCCCCTGCCGGCGGGGACGCCAGCAGCACCTGCTCCTCTAGCGACTCTGTCTTCAGCCACGACCCCCTGCCACTGAGGCCCGGCTCCTTCTCCTTCCCCGGGGTGCAGACGTGA
- the FGFR4 gene encoding fibroblast growth factor receptor 4 isoform X1 produces the protein MQLLLVLLGVLLGAPGAPALSFEASEETELEPCLAPSPEQQEQELTVALGQPLRLCCGRAERSGHWYKEGSRLTPAGRVRGWRGRLEIASFLPEDAGQYLCLARGSLLLHNVTLVVDDSMTSSNGDEDPKIHRGPLNGHVYPQQAPYWTHPQRMEKKLHAVPAGNTVKFRCPAAGNPMPTIRWLKDGQDFHGEHRIGGIRLRHQHWSLVMESVVPSDRGTYTCLVENSLGSIRYSYLLDVLERSPHRPILQAGLPANTTAVVGSDVELLCKVYSDAQPHIQWLKHIVINGSSFGADGFPYVQVLKTADINSSEVEVLYLRNVSAEDAGEYTCLAGNSIGLSYQSAWLTVLPEEDLTWTATAPEGRYTDIILYSSGSLALIVFLLLVGLYRRQTLLTRHHRQPATVQKLSRFPLARQFSLESGSSAKSSLSLVRGVRLSSSGPPLLAGLVSLDLPLDPLWEFPRDRLVLGKPLGEGCFGQVVCAEAFGMDPTRPDQASTVAVKMLKDNASDKDLADLVSEMEVMKLIGRHKNIINLLGVCTQEGPLYVIVECAAKGNLREFLRARRPPGPDLSPDGPRSSEGPLSFPALVSCAYQVARGMQYLESRKCIHRDLAARNVLVTEDNVMKIADFGLARGIHHIDYYKKTSNGRLPVKWMAPEALFDRVYTHQSDVWSFGILLWEIFTLGGSPYPGIPVEELFSLLREGHRMDRPPHCPPELYGLMRECWHAAPSQRPTFKQLVEALDKVLLAVSEEYLDLRLTFGPYSPAGGDASSTCSSSDSVFSHDPLPLRPGSFSFPGVQT, from the exons ATGCAGCTGCTGTTGGTCCTACTGGGGGTCCTGCTGGGGGCACCTGGGGCTCCAGCTTTGTCGTTTGAGGCCTCTGAGGAAACGGAGCTGG agccctgcctggcccccagcccggAGCAGCAAGAGCAGGAGCTGACGGTGGCCCTTGGGCAGCCTCTGCGGTTATGCTGTGGGCGGGCTGAGCGCAGTGGCCACTGGTACAAGGAGGGCAGTCGCCTGACACCTGCTGGCCGGGTACGAGGCTGGAGAGGCCGCTTGGAGATTGCCAGCTTCCTACCCGAGGATGCTGGCCAGTACCTCTGCCTGGCACGAGGTTCCTTGCTTCTGCACAACGTCACCTTGGTTGTTGATG ACTCCATGACCTCCAGCAATGGCGATGAGGACCCCAAGATCCACAGGGGCCCCTTGAATGGGCACGTTTACCCCCAGCAAG CACCCTACTGGACGCACCCCCAGCGCATGGAGAAGAAACTGCATGCGGTGCCTGCCGGGAACACCGTCAAGTTCCGCTGTCCAGCTGCAGGCAACCCCATGCCCACCATCCGTTGGCTCAAGGATGGACAGGACTTCCACGGGGAGCATCGCATTGGAGGCATTCGG CTGCGCCACCAGCACTGGAGCCTGGTGATGGAAAGTGTGGTGCCCTCTGACCGTGGCACGTACACCTGCCTCGTGGAGAATTCTTTGGGCAGCATCCGCTACAGCTACCTGCTGGATGTGCTGG AGCGGTCCCCGCACCGGCCCATCCTGCAGGCAGGGCTCCCGGCCAACACCACGGCTGTGGTGGGCAGTGACGTGGAGCTGCTCTGCAAGGTGTACAGTGACGCCCAGCCCCACATCCAGTGGCTGAAGCACATCGTCATCAACGGCAGCAGCTTCGGTGCCGACGGCTTCCCCTATGTGCAAGTCTTAAAG ACAGCGGACATCAATAGCTCAGAGGTGGAGGTCTTGTACCTTCGGAATGTGTCTGCTGAGGATGCAGGCGAGTACACCTGCCTGGCGGGCAACTCCATCGGCCTTTCCTACCAGTCGGCCTGGCTCACGGTGCTGCCAG AGGAGGACCTAACGTGGACAGCGACAGCACCCGAAGGCAGGTACACGGACATCATCCTGTATTCGTCAGGCTCTCTGGCTTTGATCGTGTTCCTGCTGCTGGTCGGGCTATATCGCAGGCAGACGCTCCTCACCCGCCACCACCGACAGCCCGCCACTGTGCAGAAGTTGTCTCGCTTCCCTCTGGCCCGACAG TTCTCGCTGGAGTCAGGCTCCTCAGCCAAGTCAAGCTTGTCCCTGGTGCGGGGTGTCCGTCTCTCCTCCAGCGGCCCCCCCTTGCTCGCTGGCCTCGTGAGTCTCGACCTGCCTCTTGACCCGCTGTGGGAGTTCCCCCGGGACAG GCTGGTGCTGGGGAAGCCCCTGGGCGAGGGCTGCTTTGGGCAGGTGGTGTGTGCAGAGGCCTTCGGCATGGACCCCACCCGGCCGGACCAAGCCAGCACGGTGGCCGTCAAGATGCTTAAGG ACAACGCCTCCGACAAGGACTTGGCAGACCTGGTCTCTGAGATGGAGGTGATGAAGCTGATTGGCCGACACAAGAACATTATCAACCTGCTGGGTGTCTGCACCCAGGAAG GGCCCTTGTACGTGATTGTGGAGTGTGCTGCCAAGGGCAACCTGCGCGAGTTCCTACGGGCCCGCCGCCCCCCAGGCCCCGACCTCAGCCCTGACGGGCCTCGGAGCAGCGAGGGGCCGCTGTCCTTCCCTGCCCTGGTCTCGTGCGCCTACCAGGTGGCCCGGGGCATGCAGTACCTGGAATCCCGGAAG tgCATCCACCGGGACCTGGCTGCCCGCAATGTGCTGGTGACCGAGGACAACGTGATGAAGATTGCCGACTTCGGGCTGGCCCGTGGCATCCACCACATTGACTACTACAAGAAAACTAGCAAC GGCCGCCTGCCTGTCAAGTGGATGGCACCAGAGGCCTTGTTTGACAGAGTCTACACACACCAGAGTGATGT GTGGTCGTTTGGAATCCTGCTGTGGGAGATCTTCACCCTCGGGGGCTCCCCATACCCTGGCATCCCCGTGGAGGAGCTGTTCTCACTGCTACGAGAGGGGCATCGGATGGACCGGCCCCCTCACTGCCCCCCAGAGCT GTACGGGCTAATGCGCGAGTGCTGGCACGCAGCACCCTCTCAGAGGCCCACTTTCAAGCAACTGGTGGAGGCTCTGGACAAGGTCCTGCTGGCCGTCTCTGAGGAG TACCTCGACCTCCGCCTAACCTTTGGACCCTACTCCCCTGCCGGCGGGGACGCCAGCAGCACCTGCTCCTCTAGCGACTCTGTCTTCAGCCACGACCCCCTGCCACTGAGGCCCGGCTCCTTCTCCTTCCCCGGGGTGCAGACGTGA